The Pseudomonas eucalypticola genome has a window encoding:
- a CDS encoding bifunctional diaminohydroxyphosphoribosylaminopyrimidine deaminase/5-amino-6-(5-phosphoribosylamino)uracil reductase RibD, with amino-acid sequence MLQALEVSQQARPKCSPNPPVGCVIVQGGQVVATGYTQSPGHAHAEIDAMSKLTGSLEHCTLYVTLEPCSFHGRTPACALQLIERGVKKVYVAMVDPHVKNQGKGIALLRAAGVEVQVGLEQTEVSKYLRPYLLSV; translated from the coding sequence ATGCTGCAAGCGCTTGAAGTGTCACAACAGGCACGGCCCAAGTGCAGTCCGAATCCGCCTGTCGGGTGTGTGATCGTACAAGGCGGCCAGGTCGTTGCCACGGGGTACACGCAGTCGCCCGGCCATGCGCATGCAGAGATCGATGCCATGAGCAAGCTGACAGGTTCACTCGAGCATTGCACATTGTATGTGACTCTCGAACCCTGCTCTTTTCACGGACGCACACCCGCCTGCGCACTCCAACTGATAGAGCGGGGGGTCAAGAAAGTGTACGTGGCAATGGTGGACCCCCACGTCAAAAACCAGGGAAAAGGCATTGCACTGCTCAGGGCCGCGGGGGTTGAAGTACAGGTTGGGCTGGAGCAAACCGAGGTGTCGAAGTACCTTAGGCCTTATCTTTTATCCGTGTGA
- a CDS encoding LysR substrate-binding domain-containing protein, producing the protein MKRLDWYLQINLKARHLRLLMAIDTYRNLTQVAEVTHVTVPAVSKSLAELERGLGLALFSRTTRGLMPTPYGECLIRHARTMLGILHQVRDELKALSSGAEGKVRIGMLPASASVLVPQALGFLKQQSPGTNVTVIEGTTESLLPDLWQGRLDLVVGRLPPPDTLGSFEEKELLEEPVVLMTGRDHPLAQRKTLEWSDLCDYPWILPPPGSILRDPLERALEANDVPLSNNYIETLSIHVVRAHLQVSDFIAVMAESLGNDPVQPFHKLPLSLPRLLRPTGVLWNRNRGLTPSAQLMVSCLQAAAESLLMDLAATPSPTRAKRPRPAAGAS; encoded by the coding sequence GTGAAACGTCTCGACTGGTATCTGCAGATCAACCTGAAGGCGCGACACTTGCGCCTGCTCATGGCGATCGACACCTACCGCAACCTGACCCAGGTCGCGGAGGTCACGCATGTCACCGTGCCTGCGGTGTCCAAGTCACTGGCGGAGCTGGAGCGTGGCCTCGGCTTGGCTTTGTTTTCACGTACGACACGGGGCTTGATGCCCACGCCGTATGGCGAATGCCTCATTCGCCATGCCCGCACGATGCTGGGGATACTGCACCAGGTTCGCGATGAACTGAAGGCCCTGAGCTCGGGTGCCGAAGGCAAGGTGCGCATCGGCATGCTGCCTGCGTCCGCTTCGGTGCTGGTGCCGCAGGCGCTGGGTTTCCTCAAGCAGCAATCGCCGGGTACCAATGTGACGGTGATCGAAGGCACCACCGAGTCGCTGCTGCCGGACCTTTGGCAGGGCCGTCTCGACCTGGTCGTGGGTCGCCTGCCGCCGCCGGACACGCTCGGCAGTTTCGAGGAAAAGGAACTGCTCGAAGAGCCGGTCGTGCTGATGACGGGCCGTGACCATCCGCTCGCCCAAAGGAAGACCCTGGAATGGTCGGACCTGTGCGACTACCCCTGGATCCTGCCGCCACCGGGCTCGATCCTTCGCGATCCGCTGGAGCGGGCCTTGGAAGCGAATGATGTCCCGTTGAGCAACAACTACATCGAGACGCTATCCATTCACGTTGTACGCGCCCATTTGCAAGTGTCGGATTTCATCGCGGTCATGGCCGAGTCGCTGGGCAATGATCCTGTGCAGCCTTTTCACAAGCTGCCATTGAGCTTGCCGCGGCTGCTGCGCCCCACGGGCGTGTTGTGGAACCGCAACCGTGGCCTGACGCCCAGCGCGCAACTCATGGTTTCGTGCCTGCAAGCGGCGGCCGAGTCCCTGCTCATGGACCTCGCTGCCACGCCCTCCCCGACCAGAGCCAAGCGCCCCCGTCCAGCAGCGGGCGCAAGCTGA
- a CDS encoding HIT family protein, which translates to MDIPPRFIIHESPHWVVNHRLDSALPGYVMLSAKQMTNSLAALGAQALAELGAFQASIQHAIETLLHPQRLYISRFGHEAGYSIHFHFIPIYPWVETLFWQKERYRTLQAFGSRDNAESQTDGAELTLFVWREFCERPEPPMAQGPSVDQAINMLRGALGAV; encoded by the coding sequence ATGGATATACCGCCGCGCTTCATCATTCATGAGTCCCCCCATTGGGTTGTCAATCACCGTTTAGACAGCGCTCTGCCGGGCTATGTAATGCTCAGTGCAAAGCAGATGACAAACTCGCTGGCCGCCCTTGGGGCTCAAGCGCTGGCGGAGCTGGGAGCCTTTCAGGCCAGCATCCAGCACGCCATCGAAACCCTCCTGCATCCACAGCGTTTGTATATCAGCCGTTTTGGTCATGAGGCGGGCTACTCCATCCATTTTCATTTCATCCCGATTTACCCTTGGGTTGAGACACTGTTCTGGCAGAAAGAGAGATACAGGACGCTCCAGGCGTTTGGATCCCGTGATAACGCGGAATCTCAAACGGACGGTGCAGAATTAACACTATTCGTATGGCGCGAGTTTTGCGAGCGTCCTGAGCCACCCATGGCGCAGGGCCCGTCTGTTGATCAAGCCATCAACATGCTACGCGGTGCGTTAGGGGCTGTATGA
- a CDS encoding TonB-dependent siderophore receptor codes for MQMAGVGLLLASSPAWVMAADASAGQSADAGLTLDNIEIKAAPQVETGDGPIKGYVAKRTTTGTKTDTPINEIPQTISVITRDEMDQRGVQDFNSAVAYTPGIRAIDYAGGQGAPDIFLRGFRAFNLFGIYQDGLRTGFNQYDTNFETFGLERIDVVKGPASVLYGQMSPGGVVNLTSKRPQDEAIHHIEYQAGSYGRQQFGIDLNDRLTDDGSLIGRLVMLRRDSGTQVDHSPDNRTYIAPSITWKPNDSDTLTVLAAYNKTVTGGSEQSFPYIGTVQRSPSGHIDSDTHLGWLGSYYHVETTSIGSIYAHDFANGWKFQQNLRYMHSVVGFLSSGPDVVLNPDGRTQDIGLQYRPKSSNTLLMDNNIQGSFNTGAIRHTLITGIDYSHYRAEETRLNGDPEDAFNNLDLYNPVYGGAPVWFDSLQRDTRSKMQQVGIYVQDQMKIDRWALTIGGRQDYARDHEEDAVSQSSGTQNDHKFTGRIGLAYLFDNGVTPYVSYSTSFQPNPDTDINNKLFKPTTGKQFEVGVKYQPEGYNASVTLSAFDLTQRNVSTADPVNTGFSVQTGEIESKGLELEGKASLNENLNMIASYAYTHTEITQDNTYEGNTPRNIPRHTASLWLDYSVLSGPLDGLGIGAGERYVGSSQNQQNTLRTPQYFLTDATLRYDLGKLGLTGTKISVTANNLFDKHYFEPGYYEDSVFYGNRRNVIATLGYDF; via the coding sequence ATGCAAATGGCCGGAGTCGGCCTGTTACTGGCCAGTTCACCAGCCTGGGTAATGGCGGCCGACGCCAGCGCTGGTCAATCTGCCGATGCCGGCCTGACCCTGGACAACATCGAAATCAAGGCGGCCCCGCAGGTTGAAACCGGCGACGGCCCGATCAAGGGTTACGTGGCCAAGCGCACTACCACCGGCACCAAGACCGATACCCCGATCAACGAAATTCCGCAGACCATCTCGGTGATTACCCGCGACGAAATGGACCAGCGCGGCGTTCAGGACTTCAATAGCGCCGTGGCCTATACCCCCGGCATTCGCGCCATCGACTATGCCGGGGGCCAGGGCGCGCCCGACATTTTCCTGCGTGGCTTCCGCGCGTTCAACCTGTTCGGTATCTACCAGGACGGCCTGCGCACTGGCTTCAACCAGTACGACACCAATTTCGAAACGTTCGGCCTAGAGCGCATCGATGTGGTCAAAGGCCCGGCGTCGGTACTCTACGGACAGATGTCGCCCGGTGGTGTGGTCAACCTGACTAGCAAGCGGCCCCAGGACGAAGCGATCCATCACATTGAGTACCAGGCCGGCAGCTATGGTCGCCAGCAGTTCGGCATCGACCTCAACGATCGATTAACGGACGACGGCAGCCTTATCGGCCGCCTGGTCATGCTGCGCCGCGACAGCGGCACCCAGGTCGATCACTCGCCGGACAACCGCACCTACATCGCCCCGTCGATCACCTGGAAGCCCAACGACAGTGACACCCTGACCGTTCTGGCGGCCTACAACAAGACCGTGACCGGCGGTTCGGAACAGAGCTTTCCGTACATCGGCACGGTCCAGCGCAGCCCCAGCGGCCACATCGACTCCGACACCCACCTGGGCTGGCTGGGCAGCTACTACCACGTCGAGACCACATCGATCGGCTCGATCTACGCGCACGATTTCGCCAATGGCTGGAAATTCCAACAGAACCTGCGCTACATGCATTCGGTGGTGGGCTTCCTCTCCAGCGGCCCGGACGTGGTGCTCAACCCCGATGGCCGCACCCAGGACATCGGCCTGCAATACCGGCCTAAAAGTAGCAATACCTTGCTGATGGACAACAACATCCAGGGCAGCTTCAACACCGGAGCGATCCGCCACACGCTGATCACCGGGATCGATTATTCCCATTACAGGGCCGAGGAAACCCGGCTCAACGGAGACCCTGAAGACGCTTTCAACAACCTCGACCTGTACAACCCGGTCTACGGCGGTGCGCCGGTATGGTTCGACTCGCTGCAACGTGACACCCGCTCGAAAATGCAGCAGGTGGGCATCTACGTGCAGGACCAGATGAAAATCGATCGCTGGGCGCTGACCATCGGCGGCCGCCAGGATTACGCCCGTGACCACGAAGAGGATGCGGTCAGCCAGTCCAGCGGTACCCAGAACGACCATAAATTCACCGGCCGCATCGGCCTGGCTTACCTGTTCGACAACGGCGTGACCCCGTACGTCAGCTACAGCACCTCCTTCCAGCCAAACCCGGACACCGACATCAACAATAAATTGTTCAAACCCACCACCGGCAAGCAATTCGAAGTGGGGGTGAAGTACCAGCCCGAGGGCTACAACGCCTCGGTCACGCTGTCGGCTTTCGACCTGACCCAACGCAACGTCTCCACCGCCGACCCGGTCAACACGGGCTTTTCAGTGCAGACCGGGGAGATCGAATCCAAGGGCCTGGAACTCGAAGGCAAGGCCAGCCTGAACGAAAACCTCAACATGATCGCGTCCTACGCCTACACCCACACCGAGATCACCCAGGACAACACCTACGAGGGCAACACCCCACGCAACATCCCGCGCCATACCGCCAGCCTGTGGCTCGACTACAGCGTTCTCAGCGGCCCGCTGGACGGCCTGGGCATAGGCGCCGGCGAGCGCTATGTCGGCTCCTCGCAGAACCAGCAGAACACCTTGCGTACCCCGCAGTACTTCCTCACCGACGCGACCCTGCGCTACGACCTGGGCAAACTCGGGCTGACCGGAACGAAAATCTCGGTGACCGCCAATAACCTGTTCGACAAGCACTACTTTGAACCGGGCTACTACGAGGATTCGGTGTTCTACGGCAACCGCCGCAATGTGATAGCGACCCTGGGTTACGATTTCTGA
- a CDS encoding GNAT family N-acetyltransferase, with amino-acid sequence MTTIIKRLTPDHASSYRALMLEAYRLHPDAFTSDVGEREALPIDWWEKRLNSGSDAADVVFAAFEGEDLLGVAGLSVERRKKASHKSTLFGMYVPLAHREKGIGYKLLRSVLAYAKSQSQLLLVQLTVTEGNRGAQGLYERMGFKPFGIEPLAVAVGQQFVSKVHMWHDLRNDTCEN; translated from the coding sequence ATGACCACGATAATTAAACGATTGACCCCGGATCATGCCTCGTCGTATCGAGCGCTAATGCTTGAGGCTTATCGCCTTCATCCCGACGCTTTTACTTCCGATGTCGGCGAGCGCGAAGCCTTACCCATCGACTGGTGGGAGAAAAGGCTTAATAGTGGATCTGATGCTGCCGATGTGGTGTTCGCTGCGTTTGAGGGTGAGGATTTGCTTGGAGTCGCTGGACTTTCTGTTGAAAGAAGAAAGAAGGCCAGCCACAAATCCACGCTCTTCGGAATGTACGTTCCACTCGCTCATCGAGAGAAAGGCATCGGATATAAACTGCTGCGCAGCGTCCTGGCCTATGCGAAATCCCAGTCTCAGCTTTTGCTCGTTCAGCTCACCGTCACCGAGGGCAATCGAGGTGCACAAGGGCTCTATGAGCGAATGGGATTCAAGCCATTTGGAATAGAGCCTTTGGCGGTAGCAGTAGGGCAGCAATTCGTTTCGAAAGTCCATATGTGGCACGATCTACGAAACGATACCTGCGAAAATTAA